One stretch of Epinephelus lanceolatus isolate andai-2023 chromosome 15, ASM4190304v1, whole genome shotgun sequence DNA includes these proteins:
- the LOC117267061 gene encoding oxidation resistance protein 1 isoform X1 — protein MAQSVRRPETLGAMDHEPQRDKTRTSYFGNVKTRLGSKLPPGVSQPPQFAKRPWETQPQSRVMQEPTASSQRLQQSAVGRPLNHTPHIRNPKLRQYYLQGTSWDLNNTAVKQEHMSGSSDDSTSSRGLPGDTVFSVSSQFSSNGTSSAEEGKLGHRPSISTLPSSSATLIPREQLVVPKGKNTPTGRESSQPELDSDPKLKQEAEADPDSSETLAAQPQPPSPEAEYDKLLDVEAVPMPDGQLCLLALPPECCQGEGPEAMPYLKLFCRYITDRKGVVSGILLVTSNKIFFDPCKTHALVKEHGCEEYLLSCSVDNLASVSFFSDISRVHFNTSQQRRKGKKIFQKLRGAKSRAGSFPNPKGELVPALVSVAPSDLSSLALGLTREVSAEEEAESRDMAEAEGELDSSPLEVPSEASVGGLGVAVLSSAATFCCGGQEAASKVKKELLQMDEAGKLSVKSLTAVPRRSSAGSPGSLMFVRLRVQPSAGKKKGAGGLQLGSAKTLPRRDAWLALSQESSDELYAYLTHCRPDLCILEGGEEEGEADRDEEEFVLIEDKEEEEEEEEEEEEEVFQRHRSTGDDWEMVLMEENVDKPTLVIDRDPDGLNNIVESSHILQAPHVRELCKELPPRTVGHSWQLTYSTSRHGASLKSLYRKLSATDSPVLIVIKDALDEVFGAFLSHPLRPSETFYGTGETFLFMLHPRFKCFRWTGENSFFIKGDLDSFAIGGGSGHFGLWVDENLYLGRSSPCYTFNNCCLSETDDFRVMELEVWTFG, from the exons GCTGGGTTCCAAGCTTCCTCCTGGCGTCTCTCAGCCTCCACAGTTCGCTAAGCGGCCCTGGGAGACGCAACCTCAGTCCCGAGTGATGCAGGAGcccacagccagcagccagcGTCTGCAACAATCCGCCGTGGGCCGGCCTCTCAACCACACCCCCCACATCAGAAACCCCAAACTGCGGCAGTACTACCTGCAAG GGACTTCATGGGATCTGAACAATACTGCGGTGAAGCAGGAGCATATGAGTGGCTCGTCAGATGACAGCACAAGCAGCAGG ggtCTCCCCGGGGACACGGTGTTCAGCGTCTCCTCTCAGTTCAGCAGTAACGGTACATCCTCAGCAGAAGAGGGCAAATTGGGACACCGCCCCTCCATTTCAACTTTACCCTCCTCGTCTGCTACCCTCATCCCCAGAGAG CAGCTGGTCGTACCGAAGGGAAAAAACACTCCCACTGGTCGAGAATCGTCTCAGCCAGAACTGGACTCTGATCCTAAATTGAAGCAAGAGGCCGAGGCTGATCCGGACTCTTCGGAAACTCTCGCTGCTCAACCTCAGCCGCCCTCACCAGAAGCCGAATATGACAAACTACTG GATGTGGAGGCGGTGCCGATGCCTGATGGACAGCTCTGCTTACTGGCTCTGCCACCGGAGTGCTGTCAGGGCGAGGGACCAGAGGCCATGCCGTACCTCAAACTGTTCTGCCGCTACATCACAGACCGTAAG ggTGTGGTTTCAGGCATTCTGCTGGTGACATCTAACAAGATCTTCTTTGACCCGTGTAAGACGCACGCTCTGGTGAAGGAACACGGCTGTGAGGAATACCTGCTGTCGTGCTCTGTTGACAATCTGGCATCTGTGTCCTTCTTCTCTGACATCTCACGTGTTCACTTCAACACGTCCCAGCAGAG gagaaaaggaaagaaaatttTCCAGAAGTTGAGGGGTGCCAAAAGCCGAGCAGGCAGCTTCCCAAACCCAAAGGGGGAGTTGGTGCCGGCTCTGGTGTCTGTGGCTCCGTCAGATTTGTCCAGTCTGGCTCTGGGCCTGACCAGAGAGGTTTCtgcggaggaggaggcagagagcagagacaTGGCGGAGGCTGAGGGGGAGCTTGATAGCAGCCCACTGGAGGTGCCGTCAGAGGCATCTGTTGGCGGCCTGGGCGTGGCCGTCCTGAGCAGCGCTGCCACCTTCTGCTGTGGAGGTCAAGAGGCGGCGAGTAAAGTGAAGAAGGAGCTGCTGCAGATGGATGAAGCAGGGAAGTTGTCTGTGAAGAGTCTGACTGCAG TGCCTCGGAGGTCATCAGCAGGAAGTCCTGGGAGTCTGATGTTTGTGCGGCTGCGGGTTCAGCCGTCTGCAGGGAAGAAAAAGGGTGCAGGAGGCCTTCAGCTGGGGTCGGCCAAAACCTTACCCAGAAGGGACGCCTGGCTCGCCCTTTCACAAGAGAG CTCTGATGAGCTGTACGCCTACCTTACACACTGCCGACCCGACTTGTGCATACttgagggaggggaggaagagggcGAGGCAGACCGTGACGAAGAGGAGTTTGTACTCATTgaggacaaagaggaagaagaggaagaggaggaggaagaggaggaggaggtgtttcAGAGACACCGCAGCACAGGGGACGACTgggag ATGGTGTTGATGGAAGAGAACGTAGACAAGCCGACCCTGGTCATCGACAGGGATCCTGATGGACTCAACAACATTGTGGAGAGCAGCCACATTTTACAGGCTCCACATGTCAGAGAG CTATGTAAGGAACTCCCCCCGAGGACAGTTGGCCACAGCTGGCAGCTGACTTACAGCACGTCTCGTCACGGCGCCAGCCTCAAGTCCCTGTACAGAAAGCTCAGTGCCACAGACTCGCCTGTGCTTATCGTCATCAAGGACGCACTTGATGAG GTATTTGGGGCGTTCCTCTCTCACCCTCTGAGGCCCAGTGAGACGTTCTATGGCACAGGAGAAACTTTCCTCTTCATGTTGCATCCTCGCTTCAAG TGCTTCAGGTGGACTGGAGAGAACTCCTTCTTTATTAAAGGAGACTTGGACTCCTTTGCCATTGGTGGAGGCAG CGGTCACTTCGGTCTGTGGGTGGACGAGAATCTGTACCTGGGTCGCAGCAGCCCCTGCTACACTTTTAACAACTGTTGCCTCTCGGAAACCGACGACTTCCGGGTGATGGAGCTGGAGGTGTGGACATTCGGCTGA
- the LOC117267061 gene encoding oxidation resistance protein 1 isoform X2 produces MAQSVRRPETLGAMDHEPQRDKTRTSYFGNVKTRLGSKLPPGVSQPPQFAKRPWETQPQSRVMQEPTASSQRLQQSAVGRPLNHTPHIRNPKLRQYYLQGTSWDLNNTAVKQEHMSGSSDDSTSSRGLPGDTVFSVSSQFSSNGTSSAEEGKLGHRPSISTLPSSSATLIPRELVVPKGKNTPTGRESSQPELDSDPKLKQEAEADPDSSETLAAQPQPPSPEAEYDKLLDVEAVPMPDGQLCLLALPPECCQGEGPEAMPYLKLFCRYITDRKGVVSGILLVTSNKIFFDPCKTHALVKEHGCEEYLLSCSVDNLASVSFFSDISRVHFNTSQQRRKGKKIFQKLRGAKSRAGSFPNPKGELVPALVSVAPSDLSSLALGLTREVSAEEEAESRDMAEAEGELDSSPLEVPSEASVGGLGVAVLSSAATFCCGGQEAASKVKKELLQMDEAGKLSVKSLTAVPRRSSAGSPGSLMFVRLRVQPSAGKKKGAGGLQLGSAKTLPRRDAWLALSQESSDELYAYLTHCRPDLCILEGGEEEGEADRDEEEFVLIEDKEEEEEEEEEEEEEVFQRHRSTGDDWEMVLMEENVDKPTLVIDRDPDGLNNIVESSHILQAPHVRELCKELPPRTVGHSWQLTYSTSRHGASLKSLYRKLSATDSPVLIVIKDALDEVFGAFLSHPLRPSETFYGTGETFLFMLHPRFKCFRWTGENSFFIKGDLDSFAIGGGSGHFGLWVDENLYLGRSSPCYTFNNCCLSETDDFRVMELEVWTFG; encoded by the exons GCTGGGTTCCAAGCTTCCTCCTGGCGTCTCTCAGCCTCCACAGTTCGCTAAGCGGCCCTGGGAGACGCAACCTCAGTCCCGAGTGATGCAGGAGcccacagccagcagccagcGTCTGCAACAATCCGCCGTGGGCCGGCCTCTCAACCACACCCCCCACATCAGAAACCCCAAACTGCGGCAGTACTACCTGCAAG GGACTTCATGGGATCTGAACAATACTGCGGTGAAGCAGGAGCATATGAGTGGCTCGTCAGATGACAGCACAAGCAGCAGG ggtCTCCCCGGGGACACGGTGTTCAGCGTCTCCTCTCAGTTCAGCAGTAACGGTACATCCTCAGCAGAAGAGGGCAAATTGGGACACCGCCCCTCCATTTCAACTTTACCCTCCTCGTCTGCTACCCTCATCCCCAGAGAG CTGGTCGTACCGAAGGGAAAAAACACTCCCACTGGTCGAGAATCGTCTCAGCCAGAACTGGACTCTGATCCTAAATTGAAGCAAGAGGCCGAGGCTGATCCGGACTCTTCGGAAACTCTCGCTGCTCAACCTCAGCCGCCCTCACCAGAAGCCGAATATGACAAACTACTG GATGTGGAGGCGGTGCCGATGCCTGATGGACAGCTCTGCTTACTGGCTCTGCCACCGGAGTGCTGTCAGGGCGAGGGACCAGAGGCCATGCCGTACCTCAAACTGTTCTGCCGCTACATCACAGACCGTAAG ggTGTGGTTTCAGGCATTCTGCTGGTGACATCTAACAAGATCTTCTTTGACCCGTGTAAGACGCACGCTCTGGTGAAGGAACACGGCTGTGAGGAATACCTGCTGTCGTGCTCTGTTGACAATCTGGCATCTGTGTCCTTCTTCTCTGACATCTCACGTGTTCACTTCAACACGTCCCAGCAGAG gagaaaaggaaagaaaatttTCCAGAAGTTGAGGGGTGCCAAAAGCCGAGCAGGCAGCTTCCCAAACCCAAAGGGGGAGTTGGTGCCGGCTCTGGTGTCTGTGGCTCCGTCAGATTTGTCCAGTCTGGCTCTGGGCCTGACCAGAGAGGTTTCtgcggaggaggaggcagagagcagagacaTGGCGGAGGCTGAGGGGGAGCTTGATAGCAGCCCACTGGAGGTGCCGTCAGAGGCATCTGTTGGCGGCCTGGGCGTGGCCGTCCTGAGCAGCGCTGCCACCTTCTGCTGTGGAGGTCAAGAGGCGGCGAGTAAAGTGAAGAAGGAGCTGCTGCAGATGGATGAAGCAGGGAAGTTGTCTGTGAAGAGTCTGACTGCAG TGCCTCGGAGGTCATCAGCAGGAAGTCCTGGGAGTCTGATGTTTGTGCGGCTGCGGGTTCAGCCGTCTGCAGGGAAGAAAAAGGGTGCAGGAGGCCTTCAGCTGGGGTCGGCCAAAACCTTACCCAGAAGGGACGCCTGGCTCGCCCTTTCACAAGAGAG CTCTGATGAGCTGTACGCCTACCTTACACACTGCCGACCCGACTTGTGCATACttgagggaggggaggaagagggcGAGGCAGACCGTGACGAAGAGGAGTTTGTACTCATTgaggacaaagaggaagaagaggaagaggaggaggaagaggaggaggaggtgtttcAGAGACACCGCAGCACAGGGGACGACTgggag ATGGTGTTGATGGAAGAGAACGTAGACAAGCCGACCCTGGTCATCGACAGGGATCCTGATGGACTCAACAACATTGTGGAGAGCAGCCACATTTTACAGGCTCCACATGTCAGAGAG CTATGTAAGGAACTCCCCCCGAGGACAGTTGGCCACAGCTGGCAGCTGACTTACAGCACGTCTCGTCACGGCGCCAGCCTCAAGTCCCTGTACAGAAAGCTCAGTGCCACAGACTCGCCTGTGCTTATCGTCATCAAGGACGCACTTGATGAG GTATTTGGGGCGTTCCTCTCTCACCCTCTGAGGCCCAGTGAGACGTTCTATGGCACAGGAGAAACTTTCCTCTTCATGTTGCATCCTCGCTTCAAG TGCTTCAGGTGGACTGGAGAGAACTCCTTCTTTATTAAAGGAGACTTGGACTCCTTTGCCATTGGTGGAGGCAG CGGTCACTTCGGTCTGTGGGTGGACGAGAATCTGTACCTGGGTCGCAGCAGCCCCTGCTACACTTTTAACAACTGTTGCCTCTCGGAAACCGACGACTTCCGGGTGATGGAGCTGGAGGTGTGGACATTCGGCTGA
- the LOC117267061 gene encoding oxidation resistance protein 1 isoform X3, which produces MGKQSLFQSLYNKYSRRNVYADVYSKGLPGDTVFSVSSQFSSNGTSSAEEGKLGHRPSISTLPSSSATLIPREQLVVPKGKNTPTGRESSQPELDSDPKLKQEAEADPDSSETLAAQPQPPSPEAEYDKLLDVEAVPMPDGQLCLLALPPECCQGEGPEAMPYLKLFCRYITDRKGVVSGILLVTSNKIFFDPCKTHALVKEHGCEEYLLSCSVDNLASVSFFSDISRVHFNTSQQRRKGKKIFQKLRGAKSRAGSFPNPKGELVPALVSVAPSDLSSLALGLTREVSAEEEAESRDMAEAEGELDSSPLEVPSEASVGGLGVAVLSSAATFCCGGQEAASKVKKELLQMDEAGKLSVKSLTAVPRRSSAGSPGSLMFVRLRVQPSAGKKKGAGGLQLGSAKTLPRRDAWLALSQESSDELYAYLTHCRPDLCILEGGEEEGEADRDEEEFVLIEDKEEEEEEEEEEEEEVFQRHRSTGDDWEMVLMEENVDKPTLVIDRDPDGLNNIVESSHILQAPHVRELCKELPPRTVGHSWQLTYSTSRHGASLKSLYRKLSATDSPVLIVIKDALDEVFGAFLSHPLRPSETFYGTGETFLFMLHPRFKCFRWTGENSFFIKGDLDSFAIGGGSGHFGLWVDENLYLGRSSPCYTFNNCCLSETDDFRVMELEVWTFG; this is translated from the exons ATGGGAAAACAGAGTCTTTTTCAGAGCCTCTACAACAAATACAGCCGGAGGAATGTATATGCAGACGTTTATTCAAAG ggtCTCCCCGGGGACACGGTGTTCAGCGTCTCCTCTCAGTTCAGCAGTAACGGTACATCCTCAGCAGAAGAGGGCAAATTGGGACACCGCCCCTCCATTTCAACTTTACCCTCCTCGTCTGCTACCCTCATCCCCAGAGAG CAGCTGGTCGTACCGAAGGGAAAAAACACTCCCACTGGTCGAGAATCGTCTCAGCCAGAACTGGACTCTGATCCTAAATTGAAGCAAGAGGCCGAGGCTGATCCGGACTCTTCGGAAACTCTCGCTGCTCAACCTCAGCCGCCCTCACCAGAAGCCGAATATGACAAACTACTG GATGTGGAGGCGGTGCCGATGCCTGATGGACAGCTCTGCTTACTGGCTCTGCCACCGGAGTGCTGTCAGGGCGAGGGACCAGAGGCCATGCCGTACCTCAAACTGTTCTGCCGCTACATCACAGACCGTAAG ggTGTGGTTTCAGGCATTCTGCTGGTGACATCTAACAAGATCTTCTTTGACCCGTGTAAGACGCACGCTCTGGTGAAGGAACACGGCTGTGAGGAATACCTGCTGTCGTGCTCTGTTGACAATCTGGCATCTGTGTCCTTCTTCTCTGACATCTCACGTGTTCACTTCAACACGTCCCAGCAGAG gagaaaaggaaagaaaatttTCCAGAAGTTGAGGGGTGCCAAAAGCCGAGCAGGCAGCTTCCCAAACCCAAAGGGGGAGTTGGTGCCGGCTCTGGTGTCTGTGGCTCCGTCAGATTTGTCCAGTCTGGCTCTGGGCCTGACCAGAGAGGTTTCtgcggaggaggaggcagagagcagagacaTGGCGGAGGCTGAGGGGGAGCTTGATAGCAGCCCACTGGAGGTGCCGTCAGAGGCATCTGTTGGCGGCCTGGGCGTGGCCGTCCTGAGCAGCGCTGCCACCTTCTGCTGTGGAGGTCAAGAGGCGGCGAGTAAAGTGAAGAAGGAGCTGCTGCAGATGGATGAAGCAGGGAAGTTGTCTGTGAAGAGTCTGACTGCAG TGCCTCGGAGGTCATCAGCAGGAAGTCCTGGGAGTCTGATGTTTGTGCGGCTGCGGGTTCAGCCGTCTGCAGGGAAGAAAAAGGGTGCAGGAGGCCTTCAGCTGGGGTCGGCCAAAACCTTACCCAGAAGGGACGCCTGGCTCGCCCTTTCACAAGAGAG CTCTGATGAGCTGTACGCCTACCTTACACACTGCCGACCCGACTTGTGCATACttgagggaggggaggaagagggcGAGGCAGACCGTGACGAAGAGGAGTTTGTACTCATTgaggacaaagaggaagaagaggaagaggaggaggaagaggaggaggaggtgtttcAGAGACACCGCAGCACAGGGGACGACTgggag ATGGTGTTGATGGAAGAGAACGTAGACAAGCCGACCCTGGTCATCGACAGGGATCCTGATGGACTCAACAACATTGTGGAGAGCAGCCACATTTTACAGGCTCCACATGTCAGAGAG CTATGTAAGGAACTCCCCCCGAGGACAGTTGGCCACAGCTGGCAGCTGACTTACAGCACGTCTCGTCACGGCGCCAGCCTCAAGTCCCTGTACAGAAAGCTCAGTGCCACAGACTCGCCTGTGCTTATCGTCATCAAGGACGCACTTGATGAG GTATTTGGGGCGTTCCTCTCTCACCCTCTGAGGCCCAGTGAGACGTTCTATGGCACAGGAGAAACTTTCCTCTTCATGTTGCATCCTCGCTTCAAG TGCTTCAGGTGGACTGGAGAGAACTCCTTCTTTATTAAAGGAGACTTGGACTCCTTTGCCATTGGTGGAGGCAG CGGTCACTTCGGTCTGTGGGTGGACGAGAATCTGTACCTGGGTCGCAGCAGCCCCTGCTACACTTTTAACAACTGTTGCCTCTCGGAAACCGACGACTTCCGGGTGATGGAGCTGGAGGTGTGGACATTCGGCTGA
- the selenon gene encoding selenoprotein N has translation MAADVDKTTPEDRSGISQQNGHRGPSRGSWISRAVWTLLIVGAVPLLAFGIKYYQDAQLLKRHEESVRTLGAEGLFLFSSLDVDHDLYLSPEEFKPIVEKLTGITPPVDYEEEVAHDPNGEALTLEAKMQPLQLDSMTKSKDGFLGVSHSSLSGLRSWKSPAVPSSSFSASQFRAFLPPKNKVEVGDTWWVIPSELNIFTGYLPNNRYHPPAPKGKEVLIHSLLSMFHPRPFIKSRFAPQGAVACIRASNDFYYDIVFRIHAEFQLNDVPDFPFWFTPGKFIGNIIISKDASHVRHFHLYVPNDRSLNVDMEWLYGASESSNMEVDIGYLPQLELQSKGPSTPSIIMDVEGNVIDSRDGDGEPIHFVFEDIHWTSEISEQEAAQRLEVTLYPFKKVSYLPFSEAFERAEAENKLVHSILLWGALDDQSCUGSGRTLRETVLESSPVLALLNQSFISSWSLVRELENMQADEQNPVLSEKARLHLEKYSFPVEMMVALPNGTIVHHINANFFLDQTSMKPEEEGATFSFSGGFEDPSTSTYINFLKEGLEKAKEYLAQ, from the exons ATGGCCGCAGACGTGGATAAAACAACCCCTGAGGATAGGAGCGGAATTTCGCAGCAGAATGGGCACCGGGGTCCGAGCCGTGGATCCTGGATCTCCAGGGCGGTGTGGACTCTGCTTATAGTCGGTGCTGTCCCTCTTCTCGCCTTTGGGATCAAGTATTACCAAGATGCACAGCTCCTCAAACGTCAT GAGGAGAGTGTCCGAACCCTGGGTGCCGAGGGgctttttctcttctcctccttaGATGTCGACCATGACCTTTATCTCAGTCCGGAGGAGTTTAAACCAATTGTTGAGAAGCTCACAG GGATTACACCCCCTGTGGATTACGAGGAGGAGGTGGCTCATGACCCCAATGGCGAGGCTTTGACCTTGGAGGCCAAAATGCAGCCCCTGCAGCTCGACTCCATGACAAAAAGCAAGGATGGTTTCCTCGGG GTGTCTCACAGCTCTCTGAGTGGGCTACGCTCATGGAAGAGCCCAGCAGTgccttcttcctccttctctgccAGCCAGTTCAGAGCCTTTTTGCCTCCCAAGAACAAAGTGGAAGTGGGAGACACGTGGTGGGTGATCCCTAGCGAGCTCAACATCTTCACTGGGTACCTGCCCAACAATCGTTACCACCCTCCGGCACCAAAGGGCAAAGAG GTTCTCATCCACTCCTTGCTGAGCATGTTCCACCCGCGGCCCTTCATCAAATCACGTTTCGCTCCTCAGGGAGCTGTCGCCTGCATTCGTGCCAGCAATGACTTTTATTATGACATTGTGTTCAG GATTCACGCAGAATTCCAGCTCAACGATGTCCCAGACTTTCCCTTCTGGTTCACCCCGGGGAAGTTCATCGGCAACATCATCATCTCTAAAGACGCATCTCATGTCCGACACTTTCACCTCTACGTCCCCAATGACAG GTCTCTGAATGTGGACATGGAGTGGCTGTACGGGGCCAGTGAGAGCAGCAACATGGAGGTGGACATCGGATACCTGCCACAG TTGGAGCTGCAGTCCAAGGGTCCGTCCACTCCATCCATCATCATGGATGTGGAAGGCAACGTCATCGACAGCCGAGATGGCGACGGCGAGCCGATCCATTTCGTCTTTGAGGACATCCACTGGACGTCAGAGATCAGCGAGCAAGAAGCCGCCCAACGCCTGGAGGTCACCCTCTACCCCTTCAAGAAG GTGTCCTACCTGCCTTTTTCAGAAGCCTTTGAGCGAGCTGAAGCAGAGAACAAACTGGTGCATTCCATTCTGCTTTGGGGGGCGTTAGACGACCAGTCCTGCTGAG GTTCGGGGCGAACTCTCCGGGAGACAGTCCTGGAAAGTTCGCCCGTCCTGGCTCTGCTCAACCAGAGCTTCATCAGCAGCTGGTCTCTGGTCAGAGAGCTGGAGAACATGCAG GCTGATGAGCAGAACCCTGTGTTGAGTGAAAAGGCCCGATTACACCTGGAGAAGTACAGCTTCCCTGTGGAGATGATGGTGGCACTGCCCAATGGAACTATT GTCCACCACATCAACGCCAACTTCTTCCTGGACCAGACGTCCATGAAACCAGAGGAGGAAGGAGCGACGTTCAGCTTCTCCGGTGGGTTCGAGGACCCCTCCACATCCACTTACATCAACTTCCTCAAGGAGGGGTTGGAAAAAGCCAAGGAGTACCTAGCACAGTAA